CCTTGCATTGGCATGAAATTCCCACCCTTGCGCTTGTAGAAGCTTCCCTGGCTGCCAGCCCAAGTGAAACTTCCTTCGTGGATTCAGGAATAAAAATATCCGACCAGAGAGCTTTATCAACAGCTCCTAATCCCTTAGTGGGAACTAGACGTTGGATTATCCCTGAATGGGTTAGAACTTTGTACCTATGAGGGTAGGGTTCATCCAGTATACGCCCAAATATGCGTCTGTTATCTGTTGAGGTCCTATCCTCTCTGGGAACCTTTAAAGAGACTGTATCCCCTACTTCAAAGTGTTGGATATCTTGCCTCTTTGAATATTTCTGCATCATTCGAGTTCTTGCTTTCTGGGTGGCTATCTGGGCCTTCTCAATTATTGGATCTCCCAATTGAACATTACCCCCTGGCTCGCTTCTAGGTTCACTCGTCGGATGGTTCGTACGTTTGATTCCTCGATTGCGGGCATCACTGTCAAACCATTCTTCCATCGGAGAGCTTTGAGTTGGCGGAGTAATTCGTACATTGATTTCTGAGCCACTAATATCAGAGCCACAGCGCGTTATGCGGGAACTGTCTGAATAATTTCCATTGTCAACTCTTGAGCCACTGGTTTGGGCTGGTGGACTTGTGCAGAGGGCGTAAATTGGGGCTTGGGTAGGGTCTTCTTGCATAACTCCAACGTTAGGATCTTTGCGTGCGTGGCTATTTAGCCAGTCGGTATATGATGAACGCTCTCGAAATAGCAATTCCGCAGGCGCACATCCAATTGTAGAGTGGACTTGAGTGTTTATAGCCAATGTAACCTCGAGTATTCCGTCAGCCCATTCAGTTGATCCGTTGTCCATTTTCCAAGCCCTCAATTTCGTTTCAACCACTCCATTAGCCTGTTCGACTAAGCCCTGCGTTTGTGGAGACCTAGGAGCTCCATTTACGATCTGGATTCCATATTTTCTTAACAGAATCAGAAGAGCCCCCTTGAATTCCTTCCCGTTGTCTGCCTGCATGATCTTGGGAGGTAAGAATGCCGCAACAAATTGAGCGAACGCAGCTGCAATCGGCTCGGCGTGCTTGCTTTTTAATGGATGTAACTGGGTGTACTTCGAAAAGTGATCTTTGATATGTAGAATCCACTTGAACTGGCCAGAGGGTTCGTGGCGCATATCGACCAAGTCAATTTGGACTCTTTCCCAGGCTCTGCCGGTGATGATTGGAACCAATGGCGCCTTTGTTCCAGCTGGCCTGTTTAAAGCACAGTTCTTGCATCGTTTAAGTATAAACCCAATATCTTCGCGCTTAATCCCGTAGTACTTTTGTTGAACTGCAGCCCAAGTCTTCGTTTGGCCAgcatgaagaagttgtagGTGTTCATTGGCAATAAGATCAAATGCCTCACTCTCCGGAACAACATATCGTGGCTCTGGAAACCTGGAATCAGCCCTTCGATAGAGCTTGTAGTTAATGAGTTGGAATTCGGTATGTGCACGGTGTCTGAGCCGGGATTCGGTCTGGTTCTCTGGCTTTAGATCAGGACGGTCGAGAAATATGTGCAATTGGCGCCACTTAGAGTATTCTATTCGCTCTCGATTGACGTATCCAGGGCTCCGGATGTAAGACTGAAATGCCATTCGTACATCATTAGGAAAAGGATTGATAGAAGCAACCACAGCACTGGCGGAAACAGTAGCCATATTGAGAGTGTAGAGTTGACGGTGAAGAGTGGAAAAATTACATTCTTGTTGTGGGACATCATTATGTGcagttgatgagaatgataTAAGCAGCTCTGATACAGCGCCTGCAGctaccaaaagcaattatcaagGGATCAAACATCGCAATGTATCAGAAGTGTTACAAAGTAACAAAAAGGAAGCTGCGGGCAGTTTACTTCTGAGTATGAAAAGACCATTTAATCCGTCTAGGTAACCCAGTTGAGAACCAAGCTCAGCGCCAATTGCACCCATGGCTAGCTACACTATGACACTCGCATAACTACAAGGTTGGACGGAAGATTCCCCATGATCCGGGTAACGAGAAACTCTTGGTTTTCTATCTAAAAGATCGAGTGGCTGGGATTTTATACAATTGAAGAGGTTCCGTACAGTGACGAAGGTCCTCCTTGATGTGGTTTTATGAATGGGTGACTTGGACGAAGTGGATCAACTATTCGCGACTGGGGCATCCCAGTGGCGAAGGCGGATATTCGTGGGTGGGATGTcccattcgcgaatgggGCAGCATATTCGCGAATCCGATTTATTCGTGGGTGGTGCGGAACATATATGACTACTGGGTGCTATTGCTGGAAAGGACAAAGTCGGCACAGAGTGCTCCATCAACGAACACAGGCTGGACTACCGTGTTCGCCGAGTTAAACCAGCACATTGCAAGCTCGGACGCACTTAGGTCACGACTTGGTTCTATTCAACTGGCGAGGCTAATGCATTCCCTTAAGGACAGGATCAAAACTGACCGACAAACTGGCCGTATTTTCccaggaaagaagagaacCGACAGTGTCGCAGTTGATATGTTTGTTCGTGCTTGCGGTGAAGCATCATGCAGAGCTTCTCGAGACCAGGCTATTGGGCTACTCAGAATGTGCCGGCGATGGGACGACTTGGCAGGCGAATTGCCGTTGCTTATCCTGCTGCACTCAGAGAAGGCTGCAAAGATAGTGTACGTACGCACCCAAGGTCCCATACAAACTGCTAACCCATTGCAAGGAGAGACATAAGAATACCAAACGAAGCACTGCAGTCACTTGCGGTCGATGCTCTTTCACACTATCCTCCAGAGGTGATGGGTGCCGCGGGTTACTTGGCGGGGATTGGGGGCTGGGAGCCTGACGTGGATGGGGGGAAGCGACGAAAGCATTTAGAGAAGCTGAGGGATATCCTCAATTGATGAACTAGGTATTTGGCGGTTTTAGGACTATCGAGATAATggtgtcaagttcaagtcgctcattcatATGGAAAGTCAATATTACGGACAACCTCTGTCGGTAAACGGAAAGAATTTATAGGAAACCAACCGTCCACTCGTTTAGATAGtaagagtctctcgttgcccgatcCACCTCAATGTTATTCTTCCGAAGGGATGAGGCAACCAGTCAAATTACAGGGCCGTGGCCTGAACCCCAGAAACACCACATATCACGATCCACGCGCGGTTGATTGCTGGATCCAGTATTTCTATCACCTCAATTACGGTCTTTCTCGTCAGACCAAGTCGAAAGAGGTGTTCTCCTTTTATGCATATGGTGGTAATTTCCAATTGGCCACTTCCAGCGAATCACGGCACCAGCAGCTAGTTGCTAATTGATCGACACTACCCCTAGTGTAGTGGGCTATTCACATCACCTCCGTCGCTCCCTCCCTGCCATTGATTGTACGGCTGCGAGTTGAAGCACGAAATCACGACAGCGGATCGCAAGGCTACAAGCCACATGGATGGTCCCGTATTGGGAATTCGAACAAAGGAGACGCATGGCCATCCCGTACATCCCCATTCATGCGAGATTAAATATGGATCCCTAGAGCGCGCGATTTATGCAGATATATTTATAACCACAGAACGATATACTTCAGCATCGTGGCAGTCTCGTTTTAGTGGTGGGTAATATACCTGTCAAACATCCGCAGCACAGCAACCCAATGGTTAACCGTGATGGACTCTAAAGTCCGCCGCAGTCTATATCAGCATTGACAATAATTTTATGTTGCGGGGCAGTGTTACGCGAAATACTGTATATTCTATGATGGGATATTCGGAAATCAATACATAGTGATACGAGGCATACCTTACCGCGGTTGCAAATGGCCGGCTGTACATATAGCTACGATTTTCCATTTTTATATCTCTGAACTCACTAGACTTCCCTCAGCCATTGActctttttcttcatctctgGTAAAAACCTTTTGCACAAGCTTTTAGCTCAACATGAAAGTTACCGCCATTGTCACCGTTGTCATTGCTTCTGCAGTTTCAACTACTGCCACCCCTGTGGCTGGGGCTCAGCAATCACGCCGGACCACCATTAACGCCGACGTCACCCTGTGTGTGAAGCCTAATCTCAAAGGTTGCGGTGTCGGCTCTATTCCAATTAACACCTGCTGTGAGTCTGATCCAAAAATGGAACCACGGCAACAAAGAAGCACTTGACTGATACTATTGCCGACGACTGATACTAGACCGAGTGCATGAATGTGAATGTAGTAGCGTTCAGTCACTGATGACTGGTGGGCACCATTGCGACTTCTACTCGTATGTTCTCGATCCGAATTCTTGGCAGACCAGTTTGGCGCACATCACTAATTCTTCCATGCAGGGAGCCGCAGTGCCAGGGAAGCAAGTATAGTAAAAATGGTCGTCAGGAGAGCTTATCGAAAGGTTTGGTTATTAAATCTATTCGCTGCCTCTAATGAGTTACAAATTATCCTCTTCGAATGTCTGTTCGTAGAATCGCGATAAAATAGCCCCTACGGCTTCTGGTTGGCGGCCAATAGACAATCGCTTTGTTTGCATAGGCTGTACGGCCGAGCATGATGCCGGTTAGATAAACATCTAATATAGTAGCTTTGTTTAACTATCGAAGTTTGATATAATTTTATCTGATTGATCTCTTTCTCAGCCTACAAATTACTTTTTCCACCGTACGCCTTTCTGCCATCACCGGGGATCTACTGATTGGTAACAGGGTCGTATCTCTACAAGTGTGGCGAATATTGTGTCCATCAACTGCCCAGGCGCATCTTTCTTCAAATACGGCGGCTCTATCGTGCtgtcagcagcagcacatGTTTATATACAAGAGAGGTACCTGAACATTCTTGGGCCGCTACAAATCGGCGGCTGCTACATGGTATGGTACTTTATTACGCCCGGAaccgttgttgatgagaagcagTCCTGGCCAGCGTAAAAGCCCGGATCAAGGAATCACCAGGACGACTCTCAGCCGACTCACTACATCTATGGTGCTTCCTGTCTGTAGCTCGTCTTTGTGAATAAGTGGTTTCTCTAGGAAGCTATGAGCTTCCTCTTCAGTCATATCTGACAGCTCAATCACGTTAGTTCCTGTAGCAGTAACAGCTACCCCCTGTGATCTAGTTGTAAATAGCATTCTTATGTTATCATTTTGCGGCAGAGAGTTGATAATCCCGTTGTGTTGTTCTGGAGATCCAACCAGAACGGCCATATCATCGGTATTATCTATTATCAGAAGCCATTTTTCGTGCGTTCTTGTCAGAAATACGGTGGCACAAAAATCACGGAGACAGTTCTATCTTCAAAATGTAATTGAGttcattgttgttcttctcttcttccaaacTCTTCAAGTCCTTTTGATATACTAAGaacttcctttcgtccgagCCTTTAAAGTTTTACTGTGAAAGGCCTCTAGCGAGTTGATTCAACTAACTAGTCCCTATGCTGTTTACTATCAAGAtagagaagaaaagagaatCTTCCTAGGTCGTGGCATCATTGCGGCACCTTATACCTATTCTTCCATAGAAGGTTCTAGAATCAAGCTGTCatgggagttggtgatagGCGGCGCAGCCGCCGTCCAAGCGGCTCCAGCCCGTTACATTTACCCCTCAGAATGGCGTTTTTCCTGCTATCTTTGTCCATTCATAACTGTCGTGGTGACAACTGGAAATTATACCAAGTATTTCTTGTTCAATCAATAAAGGCGATCCTATCTGTCTTTTTGAGAGGACCCAGAATGGTCGTTTCAAGCATTGATGGTTGGTGGCCAGACACAGTGCTGTTTGTCACCTCGCACGATACAATCTGACAGTTCTCCAAGCTAAGATATCGTTTCAGGGATTCCTTGCCCAAAGTTGGACACGCGGGGCACGCTGATCAGGAAAATGCACTTTAAATGGGCAAAAAAAGAGTTGCCTCTAAGCCCCGCCAATTTGTATTGGAAGCCCGGTAGCTATTTTGTGGAGCCCTGAAAATTTAGTGAAGGGGTTCTGCACCACATGAAAGACTACTTTATTTTCCATGGTGCTTGGCACTGAAATGAATGTACCACGTTGTATTCTCTCATTCAAAGTGCATTTTCCTAATCAGCGTGCCCCCCGTGTCCAACTTTGTGTAGGGGGCACGGGGCTTACTCAGCCAAAAGCGTGCTTGGTAACCAACAAATTGATTGCATTGAAGAGAAGAACTGAAAGCTCTCTCCGGGAGCTGGCTGGCTAGTTACATACTTCTACGCTTAGGGGTTGAAATGTGAGAGCTTCATTCGGTGGCGTTATTAGCGTCGGCGTCAGCCGAGTGCGCCTCAACGGCCCAGCCCGTTACACTTTGGGCACGGGGCACTGGTCGGTTTGAGACCCCCCGAGTAATTATCTCGTTGTAAGCTTTCTCAAAACTTGCCACGCTGAATGCAGGCATCCACAGGACAGAACAGTCCGGTTTATGATCCTTTACCCAGTATGCTAAAATGTAGAGCGACTTGCGTTTTGCCTATTCCGCCTAAACCAATGATTGCGACTTGTTGGGTGTCATTCTCTGTGAAGAGCTGTTTTTCCAGAGCGTCGATTACGGTCCGGTGCCCCACGAATCTCTTATTCCTACGGAACGGAATATGATAGAAACTATCCTAACATGGCGTTAGTAGTGGAATTATGCATTTCTTGTAACAACTGAGACAGCCTGCATGGAGAGATCGCGGCTTCTCCGAAGGCCAGCCCGTGTGCTCCACCTACGACCCCAGACGAATATGTGTTATCGAGCTGATTTAACAACGTGCCGCGTCCCATTGACCGAGCTGTCACAAGTCATTTTGTTGACCACGCCCCCGATCGACAACGGTCCCATGCATTAACATATCTCCGCCAAGACGCATAATACGGTGTCAGGCGAGTCGTGTGTTCCTTCGACGAACTTTATGCTGCTGCACAGGTAAGTTATCTGTGCGATTTAAGTTGAGCGGCGCAAGCACCACAGGGGGTAAGAGCGTTTGCGAATGGGTGCTGTATGGGGACGTTGGCGCTCAACATTCACCGCATGAGGCGAACTGACCCAGTGTGTAATAATCGGCA
The DNA window shown above is from Pochonia chlamydosporia 170 chromosome Unknown PCv3seq00015, whole genome shotgun sequence and carries:
- a CDS encoding integrase core domain-containing protein — protein: MRHEPSGQFKWILHIKDHFSKYTQLHPLKSKHAEPIAAAFAQFVAAFLPPKIMQADNGKEFKGALLILLRKYGIQIVNGAPRSPQTQGLVEQANGVVETKLRAWKMDNGSTEWADGILEVTLAINTQVHSTIGCAPAELLFRERSSYTDWLNSHARKDPNVGVMQEDPTQAPIYALCTSPPAQTSGSRVDNGNYSDSSRITRCGSDISGSEINVRITPPTQSSPMEEWFDSDARNRGIKRTNHPTSEPRSEPGGNVQLGDPIIEKAQIATQKARTRMMQKYSKRQDIQHFEVGDTVSLKVPREDRTSTDNRRIFGRILDEPYPHRYKVLTHSGIIQRLVPTKGLGAVDKALWSDIFIPESTKEVSLGLAAREASTSARVGISCQCKGLCNTKRCRCYKEGKKCSVHCHRDDHDCGSLSGLAARTETALVERPRRKRARTDTMGNSVT